The genomic window ACAACGCCATGGCGAACGCGGCGAACATGCCCAGAAAATACGCGCCGGCAAACATCAACGCGGCGTACAAAGCTTGCCTGGGAAACAGCATCGCCGCGATCATCGTGTACACCGGCAACCGCGCCGAACAGGTCATCAGCGGAATCACCAAAATCGAAACCAGTCGGTCGCGACGGTTTTCGATCGTGCGTGTGGCCATGATCGCGGGGATCGCGCAGGCATGGGCGGTCAGCAAGGGCACAAAGGCTTGTCCCGGCAGTCCCACACGCCGCATCCAGCGATCGACCACCACCACGGCTCGAGACAGGTAGCCGGAATCTTCCAGCAGAGTCAGCACAAAAAACAGGATCATGATCTGCGGCAGGAACACCAGCACGCCGCCCATGCCTGCGATCACGCCGTCGGTCAGCAGGCTCTGGATATCGCCCTCCGGAATCACGCTGGCAACAACTTCCGCCAGCCCGCCGAACACGCTGTCCAACAGCTCCATGGGGAACTGAGCCAGCCAGAACACCAGCGAGAACAGCGTTAGCATGACGGCGAAGAAGGCCACCGGTCCGACCCAGGAATTGGTCATCCAGCGATCGACCGCATCGGTCCATTCGGAGGACGCCACGTATTTGCGTTTGGACGTTTCAGCGGCTACCGAGGCCGCCCACTGATGGCCCTGAGCGTAGGGGCAGGTCATGCAACTGGTGCATTCGGGGACCGCGGCCACCGGAGCGTCACCGCCGCTCGCCTCTAGCATCTTGGTTTCCAATTCCTGGATGCCCGCGCCAGTGCGAGCGGAGATCGGAACCACCGGACAACCCAGCTTGCTCGACAAACCTTCGCAATCGATTTCGATGCCCTGTCGCTCGGCCAGGTCCGACAGGTTGATCGCCACGATCGTCGGCTTGCTCAACTCCAACGCTTGGCGAGTCACAAACAGGCTGCGTTCCAGATTGGTGGCGTCGACGACCACAACCAGAGCATCGGGCAGCGGAACCTTGCGCTCTTCACGCGTGCCGGTTAGGTACTCCCGCGTCACGGTCTCTTCCAGCGTCTTGCCGTCCAGAGAATAGACGCCCGGCAAATCGACGATCCGCAGGACACTTTCGTGCTCCGGCGTTTCCGAGGCATGCAGTCGGTGCGTACCGACGCGATGTTCGATCGTGGTGCCGGAAAAATTGGACGTCTTGGCCAACAGGTTCGTCAGCCGATTGAACAGCGACGTTTTGCCGACGTTGGGGTTGCCGATCAGAGCCACCGTCTTGGTGTCGGCCGCGGGGTTCGTAGATACAGGCCGCTGCAACTCAGCGGGATCGACGATAGGCAGGTTCATAGCGGTCCACGGGCGTTGCGGACGCCTCGTCAGCAAATGGAGGGGAGTCGCTCGAGGCGAGGTTACGGCGCGGCGGCCGAGGCAGGTGTGACCTGCACCCCGTTGGCGATTTCGCGAGCCAACGCCATGCGGGCTCCGGCGACTTTAATAATGACGGGGTTACTCTTCTTCAGCAATTGCACGATTTGCCCTTCGAACAAGCCCATCGTTCGAAGCCGATGTTCTTGGATTTCCGGCAAATCAAAGCCCACGATCTGCAAACCACTGCACAGATCCTTGGACAGCGGCAGGGCGTTGGACAGCGGTTGGCTATCGAGTTGGGAAGCGGCAGGCGGGACCGGCGAGGCAGCCAGCATAGCGGTGGGAGGCATACGCAATTCAATCCTGAAGCTGAGAATGAGTCTCAATAGGAGTTGTATTGTGTACGTTCAGGCCCAGGTTGTCAACGGACGGTTTTTGCAAGGTCGTTGTTCGCTCCGCGAACACAACGTTTCGCGCCGGCTTTGCAGTAGCAGCCCGTCACGTGGGGGGGCGTTCAGGACCGGAATTCGCTCGCGTCCCCACGATAGAGCCAACTTGGTTCGGGGCGACCACCGCCAAGGATTACGGATTTTTACCAGGCACGGGCTGGGGACCCATGCTACTTGCCTACACGGGCCGGGGACCCATGCTACTTACCTGCACGGGCCGGGGACCCATGCTACTTTTCTACGCGTTGGGTTGCTTGCGGAGGTCGAGCCATTCGCTGTGGAAGGTGCCTTCCTTGTCGACACGCTTGTAGGTGTGTGCGCCGAAGTAGTCGCGTTGGGCTTGCAGCAGGTTGGCGGGCAGCCGTTCCAGGCGGTAGCCGTCGTAGTAGTTCAGCGCGGTGCTGAAGGCGGGGACGGGGATGCCCAGTAGCGAGGCCGCAGCCACCACGGCTCGCCAACCTTCTTGAGCCGCTTCGAGGGCTTGCTCGAAGTACGGGTACAGCAGCAGGTTTTCCAGATTCGGCTCGGCGTCGAACGCTTCTTTGATGCGATCGAGGAATTGAGCTCGGATGATGCAACCGCCCCGCCACAGCAGGGCCGATTGTCCGTAGTCCAGGTTCCAGTCGTGCTCCGCCGAAGCGGCTTGCAGCTGCACAAAGCCTTGCGCGTAGCTGACGATCTTGGAGGCATACAGCGCTTTGCGAACGGCTTCGATGAACTGTTCGCGGTCGCCGATCAACGCTTTGGCTCCTTCGGCCATCGCGGCGTTGGAACCTTCGGCCGGGCCATTCAAAATCTTGCTGGCTCGCACGCGTGCTTCTTTTTGCGCCGACAGTCCGCGAGCGAACACGGCGGTAGTGACCAGCGTGCTGGGAACGCCCAGGTCGAGCGCCAACTGGCTCATCCACTTCCCGGTGCCTTTGGCGCCGGCGACGTCGAGGATCTTGTCGACCAGGTAACCATCGCCGCCTTGGTCGTCTTTGGCGCTGAAGATGTCGCGAGAGATTTCGATCAGGTAACTTTGCAGTTCGCCCTGATTCCATTTGTCGAACACGTCGTACATTTCGTCGTTGTTCAAACCGCCGAGTTCTTTCAGCAGTTGATAGGCTTCGCAGATCAGCTGCATGTCGCCGTATTCAATGCCGTTGTGAACCATTTTGACGTAGTGACCCGCACCGCGAGGACCGACCCATTCGCAGCAGGGGATGTCGTTATTGGGGCCAACTTTGGCGGAGATGGCTTGGAACATCTCTTTGATGTGGGGCCAAGCGTCCTTGGATCCACCGGGCATCATGCTGGGACCTTTCAAGGCGCCTTCTTCGCCGCCGGAAACGCCCGTGCCCACGAACAGCAACCCGGCGTCTTCGACTTTCTTGGTACGTCGTTCGGTGTCGACGTAGTAGGTGTTGCCACCATCGATGATGATGTCGCCTTCTTCGCACAGCGGGATCAGTTGGTCGATGATGGCGTCGACGGCGGGACCGGCTTTGACCAGCATCATCAATTTACGAGGTCGCTTGACGGCTTTGACGAAGTCCTCGATGGAGTGGCAGCCGACGAAGTTTTTGCCGGCGGCGCGACCTTCGATCAGGGCGTCGACTTTTTCGGTCGTGCGGTTGTAGACGGCCACTTTGTAACCGCGACTCTCGACGTTCAGGGCCAAGTTCTCGCCCATAACAGCCAAGCCGATCAGGCCAAAATCACAATCGCTCATAGTTGCGGTTTCCGGTATCAAAGTGAGGTGGTGAAAATTTGGGGGCAGCCTGGAAAGGCTGATGTACGTCAGGCTTTCCAGCCTGACATGAGTCTTCCGACCGTAGCCGAACTCGCCAAGAGTTTGGACGACGGTCGGATTTCCAAAGTCTGGTGACTTCGGCTACGAGCTAGTCAGCCTGGAAAGGCTGACGTACGTTAGGCTTACGCGTCGACTCGCCATTTGGGTTGTTCGGGCAAATAGCTGTCGAATTCGTCAAGCAGTTTTTGTTGGTATTCGCCGGCGAAGGTGCCGTTGAAGAAGCGCTCGATGGCTTCGTCGTGGAAGCGTTGCCAGCTGGCTTCTTCTTCGCCCGGGTTGATGGGGTAGAACAAGCAATCGTTGGCCACGGCGGCTTTGTGGTCGCCGGGGGCATCGCCGATCATCAGGCAATGATCTTTGGCGTATTGGGACGCGTTGGACAGCGTTTCTTTTTTGCTGCCCGATTCCTGACCGCAGATTTCGGTAACGTATTGCGTCAGATCGTGCTCGCTCCATTCCGCCTTGAGAGCTTCGTTGGGCGTGGCGCTACAGACCAGCATGTCGGCTTTTTCGGCCATCTTCTGCAGCGACTCGCGGACCATCGGGTAGGGCGGTACGTCGTGCACAAATTCGCTGACCGTCACGTTCACCTGCTCGGACCACTTTAGAGCGTGCGTCAGGTGTTCGTCGCCCGATTCGGCAACCTTGGTTTTCAGAGCGGGGTTGCCCAGTTTGGTTTCGGCAGCGATCCAATCTCGCAAGCTTTGCGGGATCGTGATATCCACGCCGCGAGCCTTGACTTCGGGACGCTTCTGCAACCACTCGAGCGCCTCGACCAGAGCCGGGAAGCGATTAATGCCGCGGCTCTTGCTGTACAAGTTGACGAATTCGGCGGCTTCACGAGCGTACTTGCTGATCGCTTGCAGCTCGTAGTACTTGATGATGTTGGGGATGAAGCATTCTTTGTGCTTCAGCTCCATGGTGTCAAAGACGCAACCGTCGGAATCGATACCGACGAAGAATTCGTGCTTGGGTTCGATGCTGTACATGTTATCGGTAGGTTGTTTAGGGTTCGATAATTGGGTCGGGATACCAGCCAATCAATTCCGCCGTAGCCGATCTCGCCAGAGATTGGATCGGGTAGGTGCTGGTTGTCCAAAGTCTGGCGACTTCGGCTACGCCAACCCCAAAATTTGACGACGGGTTATCAGTGATGGAGTGTGTTTACGCGCGATCCGCTTGGGGCGTGTAGCTGGGCAGCTTTTGATCGGCGTAGATTTTTTCGAAGCGGGTCATGCGTTGACGGCCGCCGACCATGGGCAGCGACAACATGCCTTCGCCGACCAGCGGCATCGCGTAGCGGACAAATTCGTCGGTCACGTCATTGCCGCTTTCGGTGATCCATTCTTTGGGGAACGTGCGTTCGCTGTTGGCCACTTCGCTCAGCGGCACTTTGTCGTAACGCACGCTGTAGATCGGGCCTTCGTTGCGAAGGATGGTGGACATATAGCCGGATTCGTTGCCGGCTGCCAAACGGCAGGCTTTTTCACCGGCGTGGAAAGCTTCGTCCAGGTCGACGGTCGAGGCGTAGCCCATCGAGTGACGTTGGTCGGTGCCCGGGACGTTGGCCCGAGCGGCGCCTTTGGCGGACAGCCCGACGGAGTTGAGGTGGTTGACGATTTTTTGAGCCACGGTCATTTGGCTGGCGCTAAACGACACGTGTCCAAACGAATCGCGAACTTCACCCAGCGAACCGACATCAAAACCTTCGCTGACCACGACGATGCAGCGGCCGTCGCGTTTCAATTGGTCGTTGACGTTGTCGGTCATCTGCTCCAGCGAGCAGGGGCTTTCGGCCAGATAGATCTGCAGCGGCATCTCGCGGTTGGGGTCCGCCAGTCGAGCCGCGGCGGGGATGAAGCCGATGCGGCGTCCCATGGCTTGCAGCACCAACACGGGGTCGGCCGGGCAGGAACCGCCGTTTTCTTCGTTGGCGTACTGGACGTTGTGCATCCAGTATTTGGCCGTCGAACCGTAGCCCGGAGTGTGGTCGATCAGCTTGAATTCGCTGTCACCGACGTCATTATCGATCGTTTTTGGGCCCCCAATACCGACCAGATCCAGGCCGCGAGACTGGGCCAGCTCGGCGATCTTGTTGGCGGTGTCCATCGAATCGTTGCCGCCAATGTAGATGAAATACCCCACATTGTGAGCTTTCAGGACTTCGATCACGCGCTCGAAATCTTCATCCTGGCCCTCTTTCAGCTTGTAGCGGCAGGTGCCGATCGATCCGGCGGCCGGCGTGTAGCGAAGCAGCGCGACTTCTTCGGGCGTTTGTGCCGACAGATCCAGCAACTCTTCCTTCAGGACGCCTTCAATGCCGTGCCGAGCCCCATAAACGGTGCCGATCTCCGGCAGATCGCGAGCCGTTTCGATGATCCCGCGAAGTGTACTGTTGATGACGGGACTGGGGCCGCCGCTCTGCGCGACGACCAAATTGCGGGGGGCGGCCATAGATACAAAGGTCCCATGTTCTGGCGGAATGAAGCGTGTCCTAATGGTGCGGGATGATACCTTATGAAGCCCCCCTACACCAGCGGCTTGCCAGCATTGAAATCGGCACGGGGGAGGGGGGCGGGGGACCGGGATTGAATTTCGTCACCGCTCTGTCGGCCGGTCGTAGCGGTTGGCGTAGCTGGGTGAGCTGTGGGCCGCTTTGACGATCTGATGCACGCAATTTCAGCCATGCCGTCCGGCGGAAACGCCGAAGCTGCTAATGGGTAAGAACTACCCAGGCCCGATGGTACTTACAACTACGATTGACAACCCAGTTGGCAGACTTTGCCACACGACTCGTCATGAGGACGCGTCGTGAAACGTGTCGCAGTGGCGACCTAACTAATACTGAGACTGCAGGATGCGAGATCAGCAACAGGGACGTTCGGCGCGTCGCGCGCCCATTTCCAGACGCCGGGGAAGCCGGCCGGTGGCGGGGCGGCGGGCCTTCAAGCTGCAACAACTGGAACAACGTATCCTGTTGGCCGGCGACGGGGCCGAGGCAATCGAGCCGGCGGAAACCGCGTCGCTGATCGATACGCTGGACCAGCTGGACGTGCTGGGCGATCGCTTGGACCAGGCCCACGGGCTGAATGCCTGGATACCTCTGGCAACGGTTCCGTCAGCGGCCGACGCGGCAGGCGATGATCATGGGCAGAATCCGCAGTGGGCTGCGGTTTCGATCGGCGATGTGCTGGATCTGGGCGATGTGCTGTCGACGGTGGTGGCGACCCCGCTGGCGACTTACCTGGAAAGCGACTTCGCACCGGACTCGGACGAATTTGCCGCCCAACTGCGTGATCTGCCGGCGCTGCTCGACGCCGACCCCGACGCGCGATTCTCGCTGTCGTCCTTGCAGGTGGAAGACTTGTCGGACAGCGAAGCTTTGGCTTGGAACATTCGCTTCATCGCCCAAACCCAGCAGACCGTGCGATTCGATCTGGCCGACCAAACCGATGCCGCGGCGGCCAACCTCGACGCGGTTATCGAAGCTCCACTGGAGGTCGAATACGCCTTCAACGCCACCATCGTGACGCGGCCGGACGCAGGCGGCGGCTTTCAAACCGTGATCCAGTTCGGTGAGCACGGTGAAAATTACGTTCGCGGCCAAATCCAACAGGCCATCGACGGCGTGCTGACGGGGCAGGTGGGGTTCTTTCAGTTTGAATCGACCGGCGGATCGATCGACTACGACTTCCACCTGGGACTGGATTTCCTGGCCGACGGCGACGGGTTGTCGGCGACGGAATTGGCAACCGCGCCGCTGGAATCGATCCTGCAGTTCGACGACAGCGGCGACAACGCGTTCGTCGCCGTGTTCCCGATGATCGTGCAGTCCAACGGTTTTGATCTGGGGGCCAATCCCGCCGCCGACGAACAAGCTCGGATCGAAATTCGAGACACCGATCTGTTCGACGGCCAGTTCGACCAGCGTAGTCCGTACTTCGAATTGTTGAACGCCGAGCGGTTGCTGGATTTCAAAACCGTGACCGCGGCCGGGATCTATTCGGCTATCGAAGCGGTCGGTCAGGTGATCGACGCCGCTAGTCGCAGTGATACGTTTCAGAAAGAAATACCGCTGACCGGCGGCAAATCGTTGGCCGATGTTCTGGACGTGTCGGCGGCTCTCGGCGAAAAACTGATCGGTCCGTTGGGCTTGTCTTCCGATGGTGATATTGCGGGCGACGCTGCCAGCGATCCGGCGCGGACGCGGAACAGCGAACCCGGGTTCCAGTCCGTGCAGGAACTGGTCAATAGGTTGGCGTCCGCGGTGCACTATGTCGCAGATCTGGATGGAGATTCCGCCACCTACGACCCGGCGATCACCTTTGACGTCGATTTTCATCACCTGTTCGACGTGGCGTCATTCGACCTGGATTTTGATTTCGATTTAGGCGATCTGAACGGACTGAAGTCTGACAGCACGATCGATGTGGAAGCCGAACTGGATGCGGTGTTCGAAGTGGGCGTGCTGCTGCGACGGCCCGAGGGCGGATTGCAGCTAAGTCGTTCGACGCCGCTGGCGGACCTGAACGCAGGGCAGGGCGTCGACCTGTCGGCGGGGACACTGGACGTGACTCTGCAAAGCGGTCGGCTGGTGCAAATCGATTTCAGCGACCTACCGGCGTCCGCCACACTGGGGGATCTGATCGATCGCTTTGCCGATCAAGCCGACGCGGCGGCCGCGTTGTTCTCCTTCGACGAACTGACCGCCCAGGCGCAGGCGGTGATCGAGGACGACCCGGTGCTGGGATTGATCCCAGAGTATCTGTTCGATGCCAGCGGCGTGGGAGCGGGCAGCGTGCGGCTGGTGATCAGTGAAGCCGGCGACGCCCTGCAGATCTTGGACAGCAGCCGCGTGGAAGTGTTCGGCGGGAACATGATCCCCTTGGCAACCAGCGTCGCCGAATCCGGCGTGGCGGCTGCGCTGGGGCTGAGCGGCGGCGGGGCGACGGAGTCCGAAGCGAGCGACCAATCGGCGTGGAGCGGTCGGCCCATCAACGGTCGGTTTGCGATCGATCGGGCGACGCAGCTGCAGTCGCTGAATCGCGGTCGCGGGATCACGGACCTGGCGGCGTCCAGCGAAGCGGCGGCGGCCGATTTTACAGTCACGCTCGCAAACGGTGCCACGTTCGACGTGGCGACGGCCGGCGCGCAAACGATTGGCGACGTGATCGATGCCATCGAACTGGCCGCCAGAGCCGCCATTGATCCCAGCAGCGGCGACGCGGTATCGCTGACCATCGGCGAAGGTTTTGAATCTGATTTCGAGGTCGGCATTAACGACGACTACACCGGTTTGGCCGTCGTCGATCGCACCGAGGGCAGCGGAGATTTTACGATCCGCGGCGCCAACGAGTCGTTGGTGGCGGTCAGTCTGGGGATCGCTGGCACGGGAAGCCTGGATGAAACGCAGCGGCAAGTCCAAGGCGGGCCGCTGCACGGCAAAACCTTCGCCGATAACGTGTTTATCCGCCAAGTCGCCGCCGCCTCCGGTCCCGTCGCCCAGCTGACTAGCGGCAGCCAGATCGTGGACCTGAGCCGTGATCTGGAAGTCGCCGGGACGACGGCCGTCAGCGATGGGACGACGCGCATTAAGCTGGATGCCGGCAGCGACCTATCGGGCGTGTTCGCGGGCGACTGGTTGCAGCTGAGCTCCGGCGGCTCATCCCAGCGATACGAAATCGTGGCCGTCAACGATCGAGCCGACAGCGTCGACGTGATCCACAACGTCGAAGCCGCCACCGCTGCCTGGGAGATCTTTCACGACGTCAATCTATCGCGGGTTGTGGTCGGCGATACCCTGCGTTTGGACGGACGTACCGATGGCGTCGATGGCAGCGACCGGTTTGTGATCACCTCGGTCGACGATGTTTACGATACGGTGAAGGTGCAGACGCCGGTGCAGGGCAGTGACGCGGCGGTGGCGTGGGAAATCGAACGCTTGGCTCCGATGCTCAGCGGGACCGCTCGCCTGATCGGCGACGATATCGACGCCGCCGGACGGTTGGGGTTTATCGAAATCGATGTGCTGGACGGTTCCGCTGTAGGCCAATTGACCGCCGATATTTCGTTGGGCGATACCGGCACCGATCGATTTGATAACTTGGTCACGTTGGGCGAAGCCTACGACGGACTGCGCGATGCGGCGCTGAAGGTGACGGCAACCAACGCGATCGAGTTCCCCGAAACGTCCGCCGACAGCTATGGCGGCGTGCTGAAGTTGACGATCGATCAAGTCAGCGAAGACGGCACGAACCAGATTCCGCTGGCGATTCCGTTTTACATCCCCCCGATTCCGGCGCCCAATCAGCCGTCCGACGATGCCGTTGCGGGTGAGGATAACGCTGGGGGAAATGTTCGCGATGGCTCGAACGACAGCGAAGATCCCGATCCCTACCATCTGCGGGCGCGAGCGATCGCAATGCAGTTAGATCTGTCTTTGTTGGCGGTGCAGGCCGCGGCAAATTTGCGAGCCGCCGTGGGGGCGTCGGGAACGTTCGGGCTTTCCGAACTGCGGTACGCCATCGATGCACTCGAACCGGCGCGCATTGATGTCGGCAGTTCCGGCGACCGCTTGACCTTTACACTCACCGACGGGGTGGCTCGGCGGTTGAGTGTTTCGGCGGGACAGCCTTCGGATCTGACGTCGCAGCTAGGCCTGACCGACGACGACGTGGCGTTGATCATGAAAGTTCTGGCGGGCGTGCCGGGACTGGGCGTGGACCGCAACGCCGGCGTCGATGATCTGATCGACAGTGCCGCGGCGGTGGAACGTCTGGGATTACCCGACGACGCGGATGCGCACAGCGCATATGTCGTGCGGCCGGATTTGAGCGGTGCGGGTGAATTAAATTTGCCCATCGATGTGCAGCTGGATCTGCCCGGATTGGTGCTGCCCACGGACCTGCCGGCGATCCGCATCGGCATGCCGGATTTGTCGCTGGACGATTTCTCCCTGCCCGGAGCGTTGGCGATCGACTTGGGAGAGCTGGGCGATTTGGCGGAAATTCGCGATCTTTCCCTGTCGTCGGTGATCCAAGCCATGCAAGCCGGTCTGCATTTTCTGGAAGGTTTGGAAGGCTTTGAGGATCTGGCACTGCTCAATACGGATCTGCCGTTGTTGGACCTTAACCTTCGCGACATGCTGCACATCGCCGACGCGTTTGGAGATATCGTGGTTCAGTTGGAAACCAATCCGGTCGCGGGCCTGGGACAGCTGGAAGAGTTCCTGGAAGATGCACTAGGGTTGCCGGAGGACAAAGAAGTCGAGGGCGGCAAGCCGTCGTTTGCGGTGTTCACGATTCCCGAACTGAATATTGGTACGCCCGAATTCAACGGAATCAATCTCGCCGACGCGGCCGCCTACCTGACCGATCCGGACGCGGATTTGGCCACCTACCCCGATCTGGAATCGTACCTGCAGTCGTTGCAGGGCGGCGACGCGGGCAGTGTTGCGTTGTCGTTGGACCGTTCAGACGACGGGCTTGCCGTGCGTCTGGATCTGGAACTGCAAGTCGCCCAATTGCGTCGTCAAGCGGCATTGAGCGTCGGCTTGGATGCGTTGGGCGTTCCCGGTCTGTCCAACTTGGTCGATACTTCAGCGGCGGCGGAAGTGGATGTCGACGCCGGTGCATTGATTGGTTTGTCTCTGGGATTGGATCTGAGCAACCCCAACGGCATCCAAACGTTTTTGTACGACATGCAGGGCAGTGGCGACGCGATCAGCGGCACACGTGTGGAATTGTTGGTCAATGCTTCGGCCGAGGACATCGATCTGCAGACCGCCATCGGTCCTTTGGGCGTGGCGATTGAAGGCGGACTGCTGGACCTGCAAGGCCCCATCGACGTCGATCCCACGACCGGCGAAGGCAAGGCCAAGTTTACCGTGGGGCTGGGTAATCTACTGGGCGGTTTGCCATTTGGAGTGGTCCCCGACGATGGCGACGGACGCCACTATCTGGATGAAATCGTCGCTCGTGGCGATACCATCGAAATCGTCAGTGGACGTCGCGCTGAATTGGTCGCCGGTTCGACGACAATTTTGCTGCCGCCGGCGACGTCGCTGGTAGAGGTTCGTGCGGGCGATCGGATATTGATTGACAGCACCACATATGTGATCGATTCGATCGCGACGGATGGACACGGCGTCGTGGTGGAAACCGCGCCGACGCGATCGATCGCTTCGGCGGCGTGGGAAATCGTGCGTGGCACACAGATCGTTTCCGGTTCCAACGCCGTCGTGTTGCAGCATGTGACCACCGTGCAACTGCCAACCGATAGCGATTTGTCACAAGTCCAAGTGGGCGATCGCATCTCGCTGCGGGGACAAACCGGCGGCATCGACGGCAGCGACACGTTCGTCATCCTGGCCGTCGATGCTCAAGCTCACACGGTTCGCCTGGATGGGGCGCCGCAACAAACCGACGGCAACCACAACTGGTCGATCTCGCGTCTGGGAGATTTCGAATTTCTGCTGGGACTGACGGATTTGCAGGTCGATGCCGTCGGTTCAGCGACCGCCGAGTTGCCGCCGCGTTTTCTGGGACTGGACGGCGCTCTGGATAGTACCCTGACGGCCACCGTGGGGGATCTGACGGATATGACGTCCTTGTCGCTGGACGTCGATGGTGGGCTGGAGGCGGCATTGGACTTGTTGCGTGGCAATTTCAATCTGGCGGGCATGGCCGCCGGCTGGGAGGGGGCTTGGAAACTGCTCAGCGAGGCCATGGAGCGTCACGTATTCAGCGTGAACATCCCGCTGATCGGCGAAGCGTTGCGGGAACAAGCGGATTTTATCAACCGCATCAACGCCAGCGTGACGGCCAACCTGCGAGCCAACTCGGACAACGGACAGAACGACTCAAGCAGCGTCCAGCAGGCGTTGTTCGACGCCTTGGGCCCTGGCGGACTGAACTGGCTGAAGGATTTGGATACCGTTGGCAACACGGCGGCTCCCGTTCCCGACGGGGTTGTCACGATCGACGATATCGTGGTTCGTGCCGATTCGTCCAACGGCCCCGGCTTCCTGTTTGACGTGCACCTGGGCCAGTCGTTGGTCGACCTGCAGATCCCGGCCGGATTTGATCTTGGCATTCCCGGTTTCGATCTGGATCTGAACGCCCCGGTAGACGCCCGGTTGGGATTTGATATCCGACTGACGATGGGGCTGAACATTCGCGATGGGTTTTACATCGATACCGGAGCCGACGGCAGCGTGCCCGAGGTGTTGGTGTACGTCGATGCCTTTGTGCCGGGCTTGGCGGCCAGTGGCGAACTGGGGTTCCTGCGGATCGATGCGCGCGACCTGCCCACCGCCGCGGTGACTCTCGGACGCAACGATGCGCAACTGTCGATCGTCGGCACCTCCACCGATGCGGATCTGGTAGGCGTGGATGTCGTGGTGCGTGATGATGCGAGTCCCGGCAGCGAATCGGTGCAGTACGACGCGGCGGCCAAGCAGTTGACGATCTCG from Roseimaritima ulvae includes these protein-coding regions:
- the feoB gene encoding ferrous iron transport protein B, whose amino-acid sequence is MNLPIVDPAELQRPVSTNPAADTKTVALIGNPNVGKTSLFNRLTNLLAKTSNFSGTTIEHRVGTHRLHASETPEHESVLRIVDLPGVYSLDGKTLEETVTREYLTGTREERKVPLPDALVVVVDATNLERSLFVTRQALELSKPTIVAINLSDLAERQGIEIDCEGLSSKLGCPVVPISARTGAGIQELETKMLEASGGDAPVAAVPECTSCMTCPYAQGHQWAASVAAETSKRKYVASSEWTDAVDRWMTNSWVGPVAFFAVMLTLFSLVFWLAQFPMELLDSVFGGLAEVVASVIPEGDIQSLLTDGVIAGMGGVLVFLPQIMILFFVLTLLEDSGYLSRAVVVVDRWMRRVGLPGQAFVPLLTAHACAIPAIMATRTIENRRDRLVSILVIPLMTCSARLPVYTMIAAMLFPRQALYAALMFAGAYFLGMFAAFAMALLFKWSILPGNPAPLILDLPPYRMPSIKNALRHAWDRGLAFVRDAGTVILLISLAIWALSTYPKLPEDQLLSQMAAVQASDAGVDISNSDDIERLQMQLSEEHSALGRMGKAVQPVFAPLGFDWKTSVGVMASFAAREVVVSTLSILYGMGDDPGDDEIASLHSRLRSAKHIDGTPVFDTATSVSLLVFFVLAMQCLPTQAVTKKETGSWKWAFFQFGYMSVLAYVGAFVARHVILMLGIA
- a CDS encoding FeoA family protein, translated to MPPTAMLAASPVPPAASQLDSQPLSNALPLSKDLCSGLQIVGFDLPEIQEHRLRTMGLFEGQIVQLLKKSNPVIIKVAGARMALAREIANGVQVTPASAAAP
- the gnd gene encoding decarboxylating NADP(+)-dependent phosphogluconate dehydrogenase; the protein is MSDCDFGLIGLAVMGENLALNVESRGYKVAVYNRTTEKVDALIEGRAAGKNFVGCHSIEDFVKAVKRPRKLMMLVKAGPAVDAIIDQLIPLCEEGDIIIDGGNTYYVDTERRTKKVEDAGLLFVGTGVSGGEEGALKGPSMMPGGSKDAWPHIKEMFQAISAKVGPNNDIPCCEWVGPRGAGHYVKMVHNGIEYGDMQLICEAYQLLKELGGLNNDEMYDVFDKWNQGELQSYLIEISRDIFSAKDDQGGDGYLVDKILDVAGAKGTGKWMSQLALDLGVPSTLVTTAVFARGLSAQKEARVRASKILNGPAEGSNAAMAEGAKALIGDREQFIEAVRKALYASKIVSYAQGFVQLQAASAEHDWNLDYGQSALLWRGGCIIRAQFLDRIKEAFDAEPNLENLLLYPYFEQALEAAQEGWRAVVAAASLLGIPVPAFSTALNYYDGYRLERLPANLLQAQRDYFGAHTYKRVDKEGTFHSEWLDLRKQPNA
- a CDS encoding HAD family hydrolase, with translation MYSIEPKHEFFVGIDSDGCVFDTMELKHKECFIPNIIKYYELQAISKYAREAAEFVNLYSKSRGINRFPALVEALEWLQKRPEVKARGVDITIPQSLRDWIAAETKLGNPALKTKVAESGDEHLTHALKWSEQVNVTVSEFVHDVPPYPMVRESLQKMAEKADMLVCSATPNEALKAEWSEHDLTQYVTEICGQESGSKKETLSNASQYAKDHCLMIGDAPGDHKAAVANDCLFYPINPGEEEASWQRFHDEAIERFFNGTFAGEYQQKLLDEFDSYLPEQPKWRVDA
- a CDS encoding diphosphate--fructose-6-phosphate 1-phosphotransferase, with translation MAAPRNLVVAQSGGPSPVINSTLRGIIETARDLPEIGTVYGARHGIEGVLKEELLDLSAQTPEEVALLRYTPAAGSIGTCRYKLKEGQDEDFERVIEVLKAHNVGYFIYIGGNDSMDTANKIAELAQSRGLDLVGIGGPKTIDNDVGDSEFKLIDHTPGYGSTAKYWMHNVQYANEENGGSCPADPVLVLQAMGRRIGFIPAAARLADPNREMPLQIYLAESPCSLEQMTDNVNDQLKRDGRCIVVVSEGFDVGSLGEVRDSFGHVSFSASQMTVAQKIVNHLNSVGLSAKGAARANVPGTDQRHSMGYASTVDLDEAFHAGEKACRLAAGNESGYMSTILRNEGPIYSVRYDKVPLSEVANSERTFPKEWITESGNDVTDEFVRYAMPLVGEGMLSLPMVGGRQRMTRFEKIYADQKLPSYTPQADRA